The Methylophilus sp. TWE2 region ATTGGCAGAAAAGAGATGTTGAGTGCCTGTCAGCGTTACGCATGCTAGGCCATTTTGAGCTTGAGTGCTGGGAACGTTTAAAACCACCGATTTTCCTCAGACGTTTGCCGGCCCTATCATTCACTCCAAGACTTGAGAAATTACCTCAATCGAAGCAGTGGATCTTCGAGGAGCTAAAACGGATGCAAAATTTGAAAGTCTAGAATAGCTCGGAATTAATGAGGCCTATCCTTACTGTTTATCCTATTCAGCCTCTCTGTGCTTTTCTGCATCAACGCCTCTTTGATCTGATTGAGTATTTCGCCGAACTGGTTGCCAGCACTTCTAACCACTTGCTCGAAATGCTCACGATTAACTCCAGGCCGTGAAAGAATTTCAGCTAACGTAGCTCCTTTATAAAAGTCAGCCAAAGCCTTGATAGTTTCAAGGGATAGATTAGTTAATGGAGGTAAGCCGTATTTGATCAAATTTTGACGAACTTGGTCGTAGTCCCCTCCGATGTCATCAGCAATTGCTTTACCGGTTCCGAGATTCTTTATGTAAATCTGTCTTAAATCGTTTCCACGCCAAAATTCGGCATTTCTTTTGATCAGGGCACGACGTGGTTTCAACTCCATGTTCGAGGAATTATTTAGCGTCATTAATGCCTCATCCGCTGAGTCGAATAAAACAGCCGCAGCCAGTACATAATTAGTGACATTGTGATTTTGCAGACGGAACACCGCCGCTCCATCAATCGTTTTCAATGCCTTATTAGTCACTTTGGCTTTTAGTGTGGGAAAGTTACGCAATAGCCAATCTGAAGATATTTCTTCGACCAATACGTCACTAATACATCTGGCAGATTTAGCCGGCGAAGTATTGAATCCTGCTTTCTTTGCCTGCTGCTCCAGCACCAATGACACATGATCAGCTGACAGCGTTAATGAATTGCTGATTAAACCATCAAATATCTCAACGTACTTTTGTATGATTTCGTGCTGACTCTCAAGTGGCTCTTGAATAATCGATTGTTCGTGAAGCAAACCAAATTGACCTGGGCCAGGAATATCATCAAGAGATGAGAAGCCTAAACGACACTTGTGCTTCAAACACCAATCAATGCCAGTCACTTGATGGATTCTTCTGAGATAGGGGAACCCTTGCCCAATATACTCCCAGTCTTCCTCAATGCATTGATGGCAAAATTTGACAGGCTTCTGCATTTTACGCATTGAAATGCTTATTTGATGCGCTTCACTGTAGGTCTTGAAATAGATTGCATGTTTCGCAGGAAACAACGTATTTTGCTGTATCAACTCCTTGACTGGCCGATCAAGCAATTTAGCTATTTTGGGAATTGAATCCGGTGAATCGTGGGGAGGTAATGGAGCGATAAGTTTATTGAGCTGTGGAATATCTAAACAGCTATTTTGGACTGCGAGACGGCTAAAGTATCCATGCAGCCATTCTTCAGGCATCAATGCTGAGACTTCGAGCATTGATCTCTTTTCTTTTGACGGTGTAACCAAACCGCAATTATGGTTAGTGCTATTAGACCCAGCGTTCCAATAATCGCTAAGAAATAAGCAACATTGAGCATATAGAATCTCGGCAATATCTATCAATAAGACGCTTTAATACTACTTGATTTTGAGACAATAGGCGACCCTTGAATGTTCTGTATTTTACGATTCCGCAGTAAGCTAATCATTAATTTAAATAGTCTGCCATCGCAGTAAAGTGAGGTTACCTTGAGCAAAGATAAAATCAGGCCTAACTTTGAGAATTAGTGAAGGTGCACTTACCCCAGTCATTTATTCGACTTGCTAGTGAATAATCCAAACCCAGCTAATGCAATTAAACCTACCAAGGTTTGTGAGGTGATCGTTTCCAGCGTTGGATACACCCCTAACCACTCGATGCGCGGTATGGCTGAGATTACATTGACGCCTATCCATCCGGCTTCTTGTAGGGCAGACATGCCTTTGCCGATCAACACTACAGCCAGAATAACTACCAGGACGGAAGTGAATGAAAAGAAACGCCCCAGGTTCATTCGCGCACTCGTATACAGCATTCCCCAAGCAATCAAGGCCAGTAGCAATACCGCTGTTATAAAGCCACCTGCAAGAGCAGTATTATTGCCGTCAGCCATCAATGCAGAGTAAAACAATACAGTTTCAAATACTTCTCGATAGACAGCAATAAATGAGAGTGCAAATAATGCCCAGACAGACTTGCTTGAAATGGCCTTAGATAATTGACCTTTAAGATATTCCTGCCACTTACCAGCACTACTTTTCTGATGCATCCAAAGGCCGACACTCAGTAGGACTACTGATGCAAGTACCGAACCAATCCCTTCAGTCACTTCTCTGCTAGTGCCGCTAATCCCTATCAAATAGGTTGCAACAACCCAGGTTAAAAGCCCTGCCAACAAAGCACTGATCCAACCACGATGCACGTGCTGAAGCAGGTCTGGCCTTTCCGTCTTTTTCAAAAAGGTGATCATGCCAATCACAATTAAAAGTGCTTCTACACCTTCACGTAAAAGTATTGTGGCTGCGCCAATGAACGTTGCCGTTGGATCAGCCTTCGAGTCCTGCATAATAAGATCAACCCTGGTGAGCAACCTTTCCAAATTATCTGCCGCATTTTGTGCTTGATCGACAGTTCCTTTTGTCACCGCTGACCGGTAATCAAGCATGGCTGTTTCAACTGATACAAGAAGCTCTTTGTTTCTAGCACGGAGCATGGGCTCGATTGGCTCAAAACCATCCAAGTAGGCTGATAGCGCTAATTGAGTTGCCAGCGGTACATTGCCTGACTTCTTAGCTTCCAAGCTTTGTATAAGCTTAAGTCTGGACAAGGCCAGACCTTTCGCCTGATTTTTTTCAACTAGGTCAGGATGGGTTCTCAGATAGGCGACTACATTGCGTACAGTATCTGCGGGTAATGTCTCGGTTAATGAAGTTTCAGTAAGCGTGCTGAGTTTATCCAAGCCAGTGAAGCGTTGCTTGATGTTTCCATCATTGTTATCCCAAAGTATCTTCCCTTGGTTCTGCATGTCCTCATTATGTGAAAGCGTGCCAATAAAGAATGCCAAGGCCCAACGATCCTCTTCAGGCAGCCTAGCAAAGCTTGGCATCGAAGTACCATTCACACCTTGAGAGATGACCTGGTAAAGCGCCATCAAACTTCTTGATTTTGCACGGTCAGCATCAGTGAATGCGATAGGTTCAGGATCTAGTGTGGCAGCAAGTGGGCCATCTCCATTCCCTGTAGCACCATGACATGAAACACATTGCACCGCGTAAAGTGATTTCCCTCTGTTCAAGTCTGGAACAGATTTAGGGGCAATGGGAATTGGATACGCGGATAATAAGACTGCGTTTGCGTGATGAGCTAAACGCGTAATGTCTGAATCAGCGGCTTTATTGGTAACAGCAACCCGTAATTGGTTAATCGCTTCAGCAATTTGAGTCTTAGCTTTGTGAGCTGGCAATGAGGTTAATAACTTGTCTGCATTCTCAACAAAGTCCTGCATTTCAGCATATTCGGCTTCGCTGACGACAACGCCATCTTGAACGGCGCCACTGTAATCGACGGCAACATAGTCTAATAATTGCCATAGTTGTTTTGGGGCATCAGCCTCTTGGCCCTGAGCATGTACTGAGCCTGTAAAAATTACCCATGCAGCAAGGAAACGTAAAAACCAATGATAGATTGTCATTCAAGCACTCTTAATTATTTTTTTATCCCACTCTTGGAAAGATACGGATATAAACTAGTTCACTAATTAATTCGACCACAGTTTGAGTGACGATGACTGCAGGTATGACAGGAATTGCTCCAGGCACGGCTAAAGCGAGTGGTAACACTACAAGTGAGT contains the following coding sequences:
- a CDS encoding TniQ family protein, whose amino-acid sequence is MLEVSALMPEEWLHGYFSRLAVQNSCLDIPQLNKLIAPLPPHDSPDSIPKIAKLLDRPVKELIQQNTLFPAKHAIYFKTYSEAHQISISMRKMQKPVKFCHQCIEEDWEYIGQGFPYLRRIHQVTGIDWCLKHKCRLGFSSLDDIPGPGQFGLLHEQSIIQEPLESQHEIIQKYVEIFDGLISNSLTLSADHVSLVLEQQAKKAGFNTSPAKSARCISDVLVEEISSDWLLRNFPTLKAKVTNKALKTIDGAAVFRLQNHNVTNYVLAAAVLFDSADEALMTLNNSSNMELKPRRALIKRNAEFWRGNDLRQIYIKNLGTGKAIADDIGGDYDQVRQNLIKYGLPPLTNLSLETIKALADFYKGATLAEILSRPGVNREHFEQVVRSAGNQFGEILNQIKEALMQKSTERLNRINSKDRPH
- a CDS encoding cytochrome c/FTR1 family iron permease yields the protein MTIYHWFLRFLAAWVIFTGSVHAQGQEADAPKQLWQLLDYVAVDYSGAVQDGVVVSEAEYAEMQDFVENADKLLTSLPAHKAKTQIAEAINQLRVAVTNKAADSDITRLAHHANAVLLSAYPIPIAPKSVPDLNRGKSLYAVQCVSCHGATGNGDGPLAATLDPEPIAFTDADRAKSRSLMALYQVISQGVNGTSMPSFARLPEEDRWALAFFIGTLSHNEDMQNQGKILWDNNDGNIKQRFTGLDKLSTLTETSLTETLPADTVRNVVAYLRTHPDLVEKNQAKGLALSRLKLIQSLEAKKSGNVPLATQLALSAYLDGFEPIEPMLRARNKELLVSVETAMLDYRSAVTKGTVDQAQNAADNLERLLTRVDLIMQDSKADPTATFIGAATILLREGVEALLIVIGMITFLKKTERPDLLQHVHRGWISALLAGLLTWVVATYLIGISGTSREVTEGIGSVLASVVLLSVGLWMHQKSSAGKWQEYLKGQLSKAISSKSVWALFALSFIAVYREVFETVLFYSALMADGNNTALAGGFITAVLLLALIAWGMLYTSARMNLGRFFSFTSVLVVILAVVLIGKGMSALQEAGWIGVNVISAIPRIEWLGVYPTLETITSQTLVGLIALAGFGLFTSKSNK